In a genomic window of [Empedobacter] haloabium:
- the atpB gene encoding F0F1 ATP synthase subunit A: MTTEHGGHAAPANATEYIQHHLSHLQTADGMFNLDTFWISLILGFVFLGVFYMASKRATAGVPGKLQNFVEWIMELVNDTVNSAFHAKSAVIAPLAITIFVWVWLMNAMDFLPVDLLPKILEFFGVYKLRVVPTADVNHTFGMAFGVFLCIIGFSIKAKGAGGYMKELFTAPFHAHGIAAIFLAPVNFIFQMLELFAKPISLSLRLFGNMYAGELIFILIALLPWWAQWLLGGPWAIFHILIVTLQAFVFMALTVVYLSLAVEKH; the protein is encoded by the coding sequence ATGACCACTGAACACGGGGGGCACGCAGCCCCGGCAAACGCCACCGAATACATCCAGCACCACCTTTCCCACCTGCAAACCGCCGACGGCATGTTCAATCTGGACACGTTCTGGATCTCGCTGATCCTGGGCTTCGTGTTCCTGGGCGTGTTCTACATGGCGTCCAAGCGCGCCACCGCCGGCGTGCCGGGCAAGCTGCAGAACTTCGTCGAATGGATCATGGAACTGGTCAACGACACGGTCAACAGCGCCTTCCATGCGAAAAGCGCCGTGATCGCGCCGCTGGCGATCACGATTTTCGTCTGGGTCTGGCTGATGAACGCGATGGACTTCCTGCCGGTGGACCTGCTGCCGAAAATCCTGGAATTCTTCGGCGTGTACAAGCTGCGCGTGGTCCCGACCGCCGACGTGAACCACACCTTCGGCATGGCCTTCGGCGTGTTCCTGTGCATTATCGGCTTCTCGATCAAGGCCAAGGGCGCGGGCGGCTACATGAAGGAACTGTTCACGGCACCGTTCCACGCGCACGGCATCGCCGCCATTTTCCTGGCACCGGTGAACTTCATCTTCCAGATGCTGGAACTGTTCGCCAAGCCAATTTCGCTGTCGCTGCGACTGTTCGGCAATATGTATGCCGGCGAACTGATTTTCATCCTGATCGCGCTGCTGCCATGGTGGGCACAGTGGCTGCTGGGTGGTCCATGGGCAATCTTCCACATCCTGATTGTGACCCTGCAGGCTTTCGTCTTTATGGCCCTGACGGTCGTGTACCTTAGCCTCGCGGTTGAGAAGCACTAA
- the atpE gene encoding F0F1 ATP synthase subunit C codes for MQALIAQVQSMTVLAVAIIIGLAAIGTALGFAILGGKFLEASARQPELMPQLQTKLFVIAGLLDAISMIGVGVSLLFTFNNPFLTALTAAVAQ; via the coding sequence ATGCAAGCTCTGATCGCACAAGTACAAAGCATGACCGTTCTGGCCGTCGCAATCATCATTGGTCTGGCAGCCATCGGCACCGCATTGGGCTTCGCAATCCTGGGTGGCAAGTTCCTGGAAGCGTCGGCACGTCAGCCTGAACTGATGCCACAACTGCAAACCAAACTGTTCGTGATCGCCGGTCTGCTGGACGCGATCTCGATGATCGGCGTTGGTGTGTCGCTGCTGTTCACGTTCAACAACCCGTTCCTGACCGCCCTGACCGCCGCCGTAGCTCAGTAA
- a CDS encoding F0F1 ATP synthase subunit B, whose protein sequence is MNINASLIGQMITFAVLVWFSMKFVFPALNSALDERAKRIADGLAAADQGQASMAAAEKRAAEALASARDEAAQRVADAEKRAQLIAEEIKANAKAEADRIIATAKAEADQQVTQAREQLRAQVADLAVKGAEQILKREVNASAHADLLNRLATEL, encoded by the coding sequence ATGAACATCAATGCGTCTCTCATCGGTCAGATGATCACCTTCGCGGTGCTCGTCTGGTTCTCGATGAAATTCGTCTTCCCGGCGCTCAATAGCGCGCTGGATGAGCGTGCCAAGCGTATTGCGGACGGTCTGGCTGCGGCCGACCAGGGCCAGGCCTCGATGGCGGCCGCTGAAAAGCGCGCCGCGGAAGCCCTGGCCTCCGCCCGTGACGAAGCTGCCCAGCGCGTCGCGGACGCTGAAAAGCGTGCTCAGCTGATCGCTGAAGAGATCAAGGCCAACGCCAAGGCCGAAGCGGACCGCATCATCGCGACCGCCAAGGCCGAAGCCGACCAGCAAGTCACCCAGGCCCGCGAGCAACTGCGTGCCCAGGTCGCCGACCTGGCTGTGAAGGGCGCCGAGCAAATCCTGAAGCGCGAAGTCAACGCGTCGGCCCACGCCGACCTGCTGAACCGCCTTGCGACCGAGCTGTAA
- a CDS encoding F0F1 ATP synthase subunit delta, with the protein MAELATVARPYAEALFRVAQAGNLAQWSDLVSELAQIGAHPEVLAYARNPKVSDSDVASVIQGLLKSPLNAEANNFLSMLIENGRIELLPEIGVQFHELKNSVEGAADADITSAFDMDAAQTAGLVATLEKKFGRKLNPSVTVDPSLIGGVRVVVGDEVLDTSVRAKLQQLRVALVS; encoded by the coding sequence ATGGCTGAACTCGCAACCGTCGCCCGTCCTTACGCGGAAGCCCTCTTCCGCGTAGCCCAGGCTGGCAACCTCGCGCAGTGGTCCGATCTGGTGTCCGAACTGGCCCAGATCGGTGCCCATCCCGAGGTGCTGGCATATGCCCGCAACCCTAAAGTGTCCGACAGCGATGTGGCGTCGGTCATCCAGGGCCTGCTGAAATCGCCGCTTAACGCGGAAGCGAACAACTTCCTCTCGATGCTGATCGAAAACGGCCGCATCGAACTGCTGCCGGAAATCGGCGTGCAATTCCACGAGCTGAAAAACAGCGTGGAAGGCGCGGCGGATGCCGACATCACCAGCGCATTCGATATGGACGCTGCCCAGACGGCAGGCCTGGTCGCCACGCTGGAAAAGAAATTCGGCCGCAAGCTCAACCCAAGCGTCACGGTGGATCCATCGCTGATCGGTGGCGTACGCGTGGTGGTCGGCGACGAAGTGCTGGACACTTCGGTACGCGCCAAGCTGCAACAGCTGCGTGTCGCGCTGGTGTCGTAA
- the atpA gene encoding F0F1 ATP synthase subunit alpha, producing the protein MQLNPSEISELIKSRIQGIDGGAEVRNQGTVISVADGICRIHGLSEVMQGEMLEFPGNTFGLAMNLERDSVGAVILGSYEHISEGDTVKCTGRILEVPVGPELRGRVVNALGQPIDGKGPVVTQLTSPIEKIAPGVIARESVSQPMQTGLKSIDAMVPIGRGQRELIIGDRQTGKSAVAVDAIINQKGQGMTCIYVAIGQKASTIKNIVRSLEQHGAMEYTIVVAASASESAAMQYISAYSGCTMGEYFRDRGEDALIVYDDLSKQAVAYRQISLLLRRPPGREAYPGDVFYLHSRLLERAARVNADYVEAFTNGAVKGKTGSLTALPIIETQAGDVSAFVPTNVISITDGQIFLETSLFNAGIRPAINAGISVSRVGGAAQTKVIKGLSGGIRTDLAQYRELAAFAQFASDLDESTRKQLERGARVTELLKQAQYSPLSISTMAASLFAVNKGFLDDVPVKSVLAFEAGMHAYLKTKQAALLSKIEETKQLDKDGEAALSAAIADFKKSGAF; encoded by the coding sequence ATGCAACTCAACCCATCTGAAATCAGCGAGCTGATCAAGAGCCGGATCCAAGGCATTGATGGCGGCGCTGAAGTGCGCAATCAAGGCACCGTTATCTCGGTTGCCGACGGTATCTGCCGCATCCACGGTCTGTCCGAAGTGATGCAAGGCGAGATGCTGGAATTCCCTGGCAACACCTTCGGTCTGGCGATGAACCTGGAGCGCGACTCCGTCGGCGCCGTTATCCTGGGTTCCTACGAGCACATCTCGGAAGGCGACACGGTCAAGTGCACCGGCCGCATCCTGGAAGTGCCGGTCGGTCCGGAACTGCGCGGCCGCGTCGTCAACGCCCTGGGCCAGCCGATCGACGGCAAGGGCCCGGTCGTCACGCAGCTGACCTCGCCAATCGAGAAGATCGCACCGGGCGTTATCGCCCGTGAGTCCGTGTCGCAGCCAATGCAGACCGGCCTGAAGTCGATCGACGCGATGGTGCCGATCGGCCGTGGCCAGCGTGAGCTGATCATTGGCGACCGCCAGACCGGTAAATCGGCTGTCGCAGTCGACGCGATCATCAACCAGAAGGGCCAGGGCATGACGTGTATCTACGTCGCCATCGGCCAGAAGGCATCGACCATCAAGAACATCGTGCGTTCGCTGGAACAGCACGGCGCGATGGAATACACGATCGTCGTCGCCGCTTCCGCTTCGGAATCGGCCGCCATGCAGTACATCTCGGCCTACTCGGGCTGCACGATGGGCGAATACTTCCGCGACCGCGGCGAAGACGCCCTGATCGTGTACGACGACCTGTCCAAGCAAGCTGTCGCCTACCGTCAAATTTCCCTGCTGCTGCGCCGCCCACCAGGCCGCGAAGCGTACCCAGGCGACGTGTTCTACCTGCACAGCCGTCTGCTGGAACGCGCAGCCCGCGTGAACGCCGACTACGTCGAAGCCTTCACCAACGGCGCCGTCAAGGGCAAGACCGGTTCGCTGACGGCCCTGCCGATCATCGAAACGCAAGCGGGCGACGTCTCGGCATTCGTGCCGACCAACGTGATCTCGATTACCGACGGCCAGATCTTCCTGGAAACGTCGCTGTTCAACGCCGGTATCCGTCCTGCGATTAACGCCGGTATCTCGGTGTCGCGCGTCGGTGGCGCTGCCCAGACCAAGGTCATCAAGGGCCTGTCCGGCGGTATCCGTACCGACCTGGCACAGTACCGTGAACTGGCTGCGTTCGCGCAGTTCGCTTCGGACCTGGACGAATCGACCCGCAAGCAGCTCGAGCGCGGTGCCCGCGTGACGGAACTGCTGAAGCAGGCGCAGTACTCGCCACTGTCGATCTCCACGATGGCTGCATCGCTGTTCGCCGTCAACAAGGGCTTCCTGGACGATGTGCCGGTCAAGTCGGTGCTGGCGTTCGAAGCAGGCATGCACGCTTACCTGAAGACCAAGCAAGCCGCTCTGCTGTCCAAGATCGAAGAAACCAAGCAACTGGACAAGGATGGCGAAGCTGCGCTGTCCGCCGCCATTGCTGATTTCAAGAAATCGGGCGCATTTTAA
- the atpG gene encoding F0F1 ATP synthase subunit gamma: protein MAVGKEIRGKIKSVENTKKITKAMEMVAASKMRKAQDRMRAARPYADKIRVIATNLASANPEYTHPFLAEAQGTQAKAVGFIIVTTDKGLCGGLNTNVLRQVTAKTRELEAAGNKIEAVAIGNKGLGFLNRVGVPVVAQATQIGDTPHLDKLIGPVKVMLEKFQEGKLDAVYLCYTKFINTMKQEPVVEQLLPLTADKRATDKSAHQWDYIYEPDAATVIDELLERYVEALVYQSVAENLASEQSARMVAMKAASDNAGNVIGELKLVYNKTRQAAITKELSEIVSGAAAV from the coding sequence ATGGCAGTAGGCAAAGAGATACGTGGCAAGATCAAGAGCGTAGAAAATACGAAGAAGATCACGAAGGCGATGGAAATGGTCGCCGCATCGAAAATGCGCAAGGCGCAGGATCGCATGCGCGCCGCCCGTCCCTACGCGGACAAGATTCGTGTGATCGCGACGAACCTGGCAAGCGCCAATCCGGAATACACGCACCCGTTCCTGGCCGAAGCCCAGGGGACGCAAGCGAAAGCCGTGGGGTTCATCATCGTCACGACCGACAAGGGTCTGTGCGGTGGCCTGAACACCAACGTGCTGCGCCAGGTGACGGCGAAAACCCGTGAACTGGAAGCGGCCGGCAACAAGATCGAAGCCGTGGCGATCGGCAACAAGGGTTTGGGTTTCCTGAACCGCGTCGGCGTGCCCGTGGTGGCGCAGGCGACCCAGATCGGCGATACGCCGCACCTGGACAAGCTGATCGGCCCTGTGAAAGTAATGCTGGAGAAGTTCCAGGAAGGTAAGCTGGACGCCGTCTACCTGTGCTACACCAAGTTCATCAACACGATGAAGCAGGAACCGGTCGTCGAGCAGCTGCTGCCGCTGACGGCGGACAAGCGCGCTACCGACAAGTCGGCCCACCAGTGGGACTACATCTACGAGCCGGACGCAGCGACCGTCATCGACGAACTGCTGGAACGCTACGTGGAAGCGCTGGTGTACCAGTCCGTCGCGGAAAACCTGGCGTCCGAGCAATCGGCGCGGATGGTGGCGATGAAGGCCGCCAGCGACAACGCCGGTAACGTCATTGGCGAGCTGAAGCTGGTCTACAACAAGACCCGCCAGGCAGCAATTACCAAAGAACTCTCTGAAATCGTGTCCGGTGCGGCCGCGGTTTAA
- the atpD gene encoding F0F1 ATP synthase subunit beta, with protein sequence MADGKIVQCIGAVVDVEFPRNAMPKVFDALKMEGSELTLEVQQQLGDGVVRTIALGSSDGLRRGMTIQNTGKPIMVPVGKGTLGRIMDVLGNPIDERGPVSQEQIASIHRVAPAYDELSPSQDLLETGIKVIDLVCPFAKGGKVGLFGGAGVGKTVNMMELINNIAKAHSGLSVFAGVGERTREGNDFYHEMADAKVVDLENLGNSKVAMVYGQMNEPPGNRLRVALTGLTIAESFRDEGKDVLFFVDNIYRFTLAGTEVSALLGRMPSAVGYQPTLAEEMGRLQERITSTKTGSITSIQAVYVPADDLTDPSPATTFGHLDSTVVLSRDIASLGIYPAVDPLDSTSRQLDPLVVGQEHYDTARAVQGTLQRYKELRDIIAILGMDELAPEDKLLVARARKMQRFLSQPFHVAEVFTGSPGKYVSLKDTIKGFKMIASGELDHLPEQAFYMVGTIEEAIEKAKKLG encoded by the coding sequence ATGGCTGATGGCAAAATCGTTCAGTGTATCGGCGCTGTGGTGGACGTTGAGTTCCCGCGCAACGCGATGCCTAAGGTTTTTGACGCGCTGAAAATGGAAGGCTCCGAGCTGACCCTGGAAGTTCAACAGCAGCTGGGCGACGGCGTGGTCCGTACCATTGCGCTGGGCTCTTCCGACGGCCTGCGTCGCGGCATGACCATCCAGAACACCGGCAAGCCGATCATGGTGCCGGTCGGTAAAGGCACCCTGGGTCGCATCATGGACGTGCTGGGCAACCCGATCGACGAGCGCGGCCCTGTTTCGCAAGAACAGATCGCCTCGATCCACCGCGTGGCACCGGCTTACGACGAGCTGTCGCCGTCGCAAGACCTGCTGGAAACCGGCATCAAGGTGATCGACCTGGTGTGCCCGTTCGCCAAGGGCGGTAAAGTCGGCCTGTTCGGCGGCGCCGGCGTCGGCAAGACCGTCAACATGATGGAACTGATCAACAACATCGCCAAGGCGCACTCGGGTCTGTCCGTGTTTGCCGGCGTGGGTGAGCGTACCCGTGAAGGTAACGACTTCTACCACGAGATGGCCGATGCGAAGGTCGTCGACCTGGAAAACCTGGGCAACTCCAAAGTGGCCATGGTCTACGGTCAGATGAACGAGCCGCCAGGCAACCGTCTGCGCGTCGCGCTGACCGGCCTGACGATCGCCGAATCGTTCCGTGACGAAGGCAAGGACGTTCTGTTCTTCGTCGATAACATCTACCGCTTCACGCTGGCCGGTACGGAAGTGTCCGCACTGCTGGGCCGTATGCCTTCCGCCGTGGGCTACCAGCCGACGCTGGCCGAGGAAATGGGCCGCCTGCAAGAGCGCATCACGTCGACCAAGACCGGTTCGATCACGTCGATCCAGGCCGTCTACGTCCCTGCGGATGACTTGACCGACCCGTCGCCAGCGACGACCTTCGGTCACCTGGACTCCACCGTCGTTCTGTCGCGTGACATCGCTTCGCTGGGTATCTACCCGGCCGTGGACCCGCTGGACTCGACCTCGCGCCAGCTGGACCCGCTGGTCGTCGGCCAGGAGCACTACGACACGGCGCGCGCCGTGCAGGGCACGCTGCAGCGCTACAAGGAACTGCGCGACATCATCGCGATTCTGGGCATGGACGAACTGGCACCGGAAGACAAACTGCTGGTCGCTCGCGCTCGTAAGATGCAGCGTTTCCTGTCGCAGCCGTTCCACGTCGCTGAAGTGTTCACCGGCTCGCCAGGCAAGTACGTTTCGCTGAAGGACACGATCAAGGGCTTCAAGATGATCGCTTCCGGCGAACTGGATCACCTGCCGGAGCAGGCGTTCTACATGGTCGGCACGATCGAAGAAGCCATCGAAAAAGCCAAGAAGCTGGGCTAA
- a CDS encoding F0F1 ATP synthase subunit epsilon gives MANTIHVDVVSAEELIFSGEATFVALPGEQGELGIYPKHTPLITRIRPGAVRIQVQGKSEEEFVFVAGGLLEVQPNAVTVLADTAIRGADLDEAKAQAAKKLAEENLANNKTGIDYAKAQAELAAAIGQLAAIAKLRQTKH, from the coding sequence ATGGCAAATACTATTCACGTCGACGTGGTCTCGGCAGAAGAGCTGATCTTCTCCGGCGAAGCCACGTTCGTCGCGTTGCCGGGCGAACAGGGCGAGCTGGGTATCTACCCGAAGCACACGCCGCTGATCACCCGTATCCGTCCGGGCGCGGTACGCATCCAGGTGCAAGGCAAGTCGGAAGAGGAGTTTGTCTTCGTTGCCGGCGGCCTGCTGGAAGTGCAGCCGAACGCCGTGACGGTACTGGCCGACACCGCGATCCGTGGCGCCGACCTGGATGAAGCCAAGGCACAAGCCGCCAAAAAACTGGCGGAAGAGAACCTGGCCAACAACAAGACCGGCATCGACTACGCGAAAGCCCAGGCGGAACTGGCAGCGGCCATCGGCCAGCTGGCAGCGATCGCCAAACTGCGCCAGACCAAGCACTGA
- a CDS encoding AAA family ATPase: MSSSYFFCQAEKNEQNSAFLDSLENYADQFKRQVFVIDRPLGDTKYNYDFKDGFVLLIPDFKITFLNFGGDPDDFSDYFADFVEDVGSISDKFRYKSLIGRPREWKDRLLHIQEYSLELDDVAKFLEPIKITDGMEKKRVELLISLLTGSINDIEKVKGDLPNNILDKVKQKILLFDGDQTRFVYQKLDKSPITIQGLSGTGKTELLLHKLKELYVSQQNSRIMFTCHNHVLSDTLRKRIPDFFTFMKVEEQIKWEERLWCVSAWGSQNNENSGAYSFITNFYEISFHRFSGSMTFARACQIALTEIESSSNKGSFAFDYMLVDESQDFPSEFLQLCQKVTKNTVYIAGDIFQSIFDSEKIDEISSDFLLSKCYRTDPRTLMFSHALGMGLFEAKKLNWLEDSEWANCGYIVNRPAPGVLQLTREPLRRFEDIDPAKLSSVELVSLQKDEEVESAVMSILRSIRAENPTVLADDIGIVFLGTGKRVYAIADFLAFHIPREFDWQVNKAYETKQKLKDAIFITNKNNVKGLEFPFVICVSEYIGDSYTQRNSLYMTMTRSFIKSYLILSSELNVELLPILRRGLKTIEDNGAMLIKEPSPPEKERIRTTIAGAKKNVSFYDFVYGIFEELGIPAAYRKQVFDATRIMLNEVFDHETVSDTVRYTYNRITGVKM, translated from the coding sequence ATGTCGAGCAGTTACTTCTTTTGCCAAGCGGAAAAAAATGAACAAAATTCTGCCTTTTTGGATTCCTTGGAAAATTATGCCGACCAATTTAAGCGGCAAGTCTTTGTAATTGATAGACCTTTAGGAGACACCAAATATAACTATGATTTTAAGGACGGTTTTGTTCTTCTGATTCCTGACTTTAAAATTACATTTTTAAATTTTGGTGGCGATCCGGACGATTTTAGCGACTATTTCGCAGATTTTGTAGAAGATGTTGGCTCGATCTCAGACAAGTTTAGGTATAAGTCTTTGATCGGTCGTCCTAGAGAGTGGAAAGATAGACTACTTCATATCCAAGAATATTCTTTGGAGTTGGATGACGTCGCCAAATTTCTTGAGCCGATAAAAATTACGGATGGCATGGAAAAAAAGCGGGTGGAGCTGCTTATTTCCCTCCTTACAGGCAGTATCAATGATATTGAGAAGGTTAAGGGTGATCTTCCAAATAATATACTTGATAAGGTAAAGCAAAAAATATTGCTTTTTGATGGTGATCAAACCAGATTCGTCTACCAGAAGTTGGATAAGTCGCCGATCACAATACAAGGGCTTTCAGGAACAGGGAAAACTGAACTGCTGCTACATAAGCTAAAGGAGCTGTATGTATCTCAGCAAAACTCCAGAATCATGTTCACGTGCCACAATCACGTCCTATCTGACACGTTGAGAAAGCGCATTCCTGACTTCTTCACTTTTATGAAAGTGGAGGAACAAATTAAGTGGGAAGAGCGACTCTGGTGTGTCAGTGCATGGGGCTCACAAAATAACGAAAATTCTGGCGCTTACAGTTTTATAACCAATTTTTATGAAATTTCGTTCCATCGATTTAGTGGTTCGATGACTTTTGCCCGTGCTTGTCAAATCGCGCTTACAGAAATCGAGAGCTCTTCTAATAAGGGTAGTTTTGCTTTTGATTATATGTTGGTTGACGAAAGCCAAGACTTTCCGAGCGAGTTTCTGCAGCTTTGTCAGAAGGTAACGAAGAATACAGTATATATCGCAGGGGATATTTTCCAGAGCATCTTTGATTCAGAAAAGATTGATGAAATATCGTCCGATTTTTTGTTGAGTAAGTGCTATCGGACTGATCCTCGTACATTGATGTTTTCACACGCCCTTGGAATGGGCCTCTTTGAAGCCAAAAAGCTTAATTGGCTCGAGGATTCCGAATGGGCCAACTGTGGCTATATCGTTAATCGACCAGCTCCCGGAGTTCTGCAACTTACGCGTGAACCTCTACGCCGTTTTGAGGATATTGATCCGGCGAAACTTAGCAGTGTAGAGCTAGTGTCTCTACAAAAAGACGAGGAAGTTGAATCAGCAGTAATGTCGATTTTAAGATCGATTCGGGCCGAGAACCCTACAGTTCTCGCGGACGATATTGGTATCGTGTTTCTCGGAACTGGTAAGAGAGTCTATGCTATCGCAGACTTTTTGGCCTTCCACATACCACGAGAGTTTGACTGGCAGGTAAATAAAGCATATGAGACAAAGCAGAAGTTAAAAGATGCTATCTTCATTACTAACAAGAATAATGTCAAGGGCCTAGAGTTTCCGTTTGTTATCTGTGTGAGCGAGTATATCGGTGACAGCTACACTCAACGCAACTCCCTCTATATGACAATGACGCGATCGTTCATCAAATCGTACCTTATACTGTCGAGTGAGCTAAATGTAGAGCTTTTGCCAATTTTACGTAGAGGCCTGAAAACTATCGAGGATAATGGTGCAATGCTTATTAAGGAGCCCAGCCCTCCTGAAAAGGAGCGTATTCGCACAACGATCGCCGGCGCCAAAAAGAATGTGTCGTTTTATGATTTTGTCTATGGTATTTTTGAAGAGTTGGGAATTCCTGCAGCGTATAGAAAGCAGGTTTTCGACGCGACTAGAATTATGCTGAATGAGGTTTTCGATCACGAAACGGTATCTGATACGGTTCGCTACACATATAATCGAATCACTGGGGTGAAAATGTGA